The DNA window CGCGCGACCCGCGGGTCAAGGAGCGCAAGCACGCCGGCTTCCGCCGCGCTCGCCGCGCCAAGCAGTTCTCGAAGCGCTAACCCGTTCGGGCAGGCCCCGCCTGCCTCTCACAGAGCCTCAACCACAAGCCAGAGGCCACGTCAGGTGGTCTCTGGCTTGACGATTCCGGGTGGCGGTGGCCGGGGGGATGGTACGCCCGACACTCCTGTCGGGCGGAGTGAACGATGGGCGCCCGACAGGAGTGTCGGGCGTACCGGCGAGCGCCGGGTTACGGGCCACTGCCCGAAAGCGGCGAAGGCTAGCGCGTGGGGAAGGGGAGGGGGAGCTGCCGAGCGCGTTCGCGGCGGGAGTGGAGCAGGTCGCGCACCAGCTCGGGCATGTAGAGGTCTTCGTAGTCCAGGTCGGCCAGCGTCTGCGCGAGGCCCTCGATCTTGTCGCGCAGCGGCAGGTACTTGTCAATCAGCACAAGCATCCAGCCCTCGGGGCGCTCGGGACTGCGGAGCAGACAGCGCCCCACCCGCCCGCCGGTGCTCTCGTACCGCACGAGCACTTGCAGCCTTTCCGCCAGATGCTGCAGTTCGTCGAGCAGCTCGTCTGGTTCCATGGCGCACCTGCTGTAGGCTTTCGCCGCATCCGCGTCGCCATCCTGCCGGGCGGGGCGAAGTTGCGGCGGCCGGCAGGGAGACGGCGGCGTGGCGGCGAATGACACCATGCGGGGAGCACCCCTGTTTCGCGTGTACCGACTGGCGCCCGGGGGCTTTGCGGCCATGCTTCGGCTTCTGTCGCTGTTTCTGCCGGGACTGCTGATCGTCCCGGCCTATGCCACCGATCTCCCCTCCGACATCAGCAGCGACACCACCTGGTCGCTGGCCGGAAGCCCGTACACCCTCCAGACGTCCACCACCATTCGTGCCGGCGTCACCGTCACCGTCGAGCCGGGCGTCGAGATCATCGCGGCCGGGGACTACCGCCTGTTCGTCAACGGCACCCTCAGCGGCGGCGACGCGACGGCTCCCATTGTCTTGCGCTACACCGATGCGGCCGCGCGGGGCGCCTGGGAGGGCCTGTATGTGGCCACGACCGGGCACCTGCGACTGACCAACGCGACGTTCGCCAACGGCGTGTACGGGGTGATGACCGCCGGCGGGGAGGTTAGCCTTACTAGCTGCCGCCTGAGCCTCATGTCGGGCGACGCGATCTACGCGTGGGGGCCGACGGCGCTGACGTGCACCGACTGCGAGTTCCGCGACTGCACGGGACGCGGGCTGTACGTGGAGGGCTACCAGGCCGGCGGCTCGGTCACCTCATGCACGTTTGCCGACAACGGCAGCTACCCGGTGCAGGTGAAGGCCACGCTGCTGGAGATGCTGGGGAACGGTAACAGCTTCACCGGCAACGCCATCCAGCGTGTCGGCGTGAGCTGCAGCCTGACCGATGACATCACCGACAGCGATGCGTGGCCATCCCTGCCGGTTCCCATCGAGTTGGGGGCAGGCGGGGGCGACCAGGTCCTGGCGATCGCCTCCGGGGGGCAACTGACGATCGCCGCCGGGAACACGGTCTATGCCACACAGGTGGACTGCCGCGGGCGGTTGGAGGTGACCGGCAGCACGGACCAGCCCTGCCTCATCGGTCCCGCGCCCGACAGCCTCACCCCGGGGGCGTGGGAGGGGCTGTTGCTCTACACCGGGAGCGTCGGCAGCTTCAGCCACGTCTCTCTGGCGTACGCCGGTACAGGCCTCACCGCGGATGGAGCCACGCTATCCCTGCAGGGCTCCACCATCGAGAGCTGCGAGTACGACGGGGTGCGGGTGACGGGGGCGTCGGCCGTCACGATCGCCGACACGATCTTCCGTGGGAATGGCCGGTGCGGCCTGCGGCTGGAAGGGAGCGGCACGACCGGGACCGTCCAGGGGTGCCAGTTCCTGACCAACGGGAGCTACCCGCTGTGGGCCCTGGCGGCCAATGTGCGCTGCGTGCAGGGCGACAACGTGTACACGGGCAACGCCGTGCAGCGGATCGGCGTGAGCTGCGGCGGCACCCCGGACCTGAGCAGCGGCGACCACGCGTGGGTGAAGCAGAGCCTCCCGCTGGACTGCAGCGTCAACCCGACCGGCGGCGTGCTCAATGTCGGCAGTGGGGCCGCACTCACCATCCCGGCCGGGGTGACGGTCTACCTGGCCGGCCTGGACGTCTATGGTCGCCTGACCGTCGCCGGCTCGGCGGCCGAGCCGTGTCTGTTCCTGCCCACGGGCGACAGCGCGACGCCCGGAGCATGGAGCGGCCTGCGCTACCTGGGCGGAACGGGCAGCCTCACCGGCGCGGTTGTGCGCTACGGGGCCAACGGCCTGTCGCTGCTCAACGCCTCGCCGGCCATCTCGGACTGCGCCTTCTGCGACAGCCAATACGATGGGATGGCCTGCACAGGGGCGTCCGCGCCGGTGGTGACGCACACCGGGTTCGTGGGGAACGGCCGCCACGGCGTGTATGTCGCCGACACGGCGCAGCCGAACCTGGGGAACATCGGGAACGCGGCCGTGGACGACGACGGCCAGAACTCCCTGTCCGGCAACGGCGGCTACGAGATCTACAACGGCACTACGGGCGACATCCGGGCGCAGAACTGCACCTGGTCCTCCACTGACCTTGCGGTCATCGGGACCCGGATCTACGACCATGCCGATCTGTCCAGCCGGGGCACTGTGATCTTCCAGCCCATCCAGACCACGCCCACGGGA is part of the bacterium genome and encodes:
- a CDS encoding right-handed parallel beta-helix repeat-containing protein; this encodes MLRLLSLFLPGLLIVPAYATDLPSDISSDTTWSLAGSPYTLQTSTTIRAGVTVTVEPGVEIIAAGDYRLFVNGTLSGGDATAPIVLRYTDAAARGAWEGLYVATTGHLRLTNATFANGVYGVMTAGGEVSLTSCRLSLMSGDAIYAWGPTALTCTDCEFRDCTGRGLYVEGYQAGGSVTSCTFADNGSYPVQVKATLLEMLGNGNSFTGNAIQRVGVSCSLTDDITDSDAWPSLPVPIELGAGGGDQVLAIASGGQLTIAAGNTVYATQVDCRGRLEVTGSTDQPCLIGPAPDSLTPGAWEGLLLYTGSVGSFSHVSLAYAGTGLTADGATLSLQGSTIESCEYDGVRVTGASAVTIADTIFRGNGRCGLRLEGSGTTGTVQGCQFLTNGSYPLWALAANVRCVQGDNVYTGNAVQRIGVSCGGTPDLSSGDHAWVKQSLPLDCSVNPTGGVLNVGSGAALTIPAGVTVYLAGLDVYGRLTVAGSAAEPCLFLPTGDSATPGAWSGLRYLGGTGSLTGAVVRYGANGLSLLNASPAISDCAFCDSQYDGMACTGASAPVVTHTGFVGNGRHGVYVADTAQPNLGNIGNAAVDDDGQNSLSGNGGYEIYNGTTGDIRAQNCTWSSTDLAVIGTRIYDHADLSSRGTVIFQPIQTTPTGTAPVLSWTGGTGYTDDGVEPTVVTPGNTSWFRVKYTDAQGDAPRYVRLYVLDGTTPVDGSPFSMALVSSASYAGGAVFARDVALPVGRNYCYWFAAADATQAATGAPTSPQGGPLVNTAPTLTYSAESGYGTDGVAPNTGPAGTGFVFRCVYTDADGDEPTAVRCRIKYSGVEIAGSPFAMTAVGESAAAEGRTYELTWTLGDAGSYSTVFEADDGVSAATGAATQELAGPSVTLVGPLVVGLTVLQVRSDLVQAQWRQSAPGEVSIDIRNLAGRTVARVCRNVTYSSGDAIAQWPRTLSSGVRAPGGTYLLVLEAAAADGTRWRAMAPLPLR